Proteins from a single region of Pseudomonadota bacterium:
- the icd gene encoding NADP-dependent isocitrate dehydrogenase → MTDHSSPTPPAGGARITIVDGTLSVPDNPIVPFIEGDGTGPDIWRATVRVLDEAVKAAYGESRQIHWMEILAGEKAFNQTGSWLPEATVEACREYLVSIKGPLTTPVGGGIRSLNVALRQLLDLYVCLRPVRWFEGVPSPVRAPQEVDMVIFRENTEDIYAGIEFEAGSDTNQKFLAMLKEHFPREFGKIRFPEKVGIGIKPVSPQGTGRLVRAAIQYAIANKRKSVTFVHKGNIMKFTEGAFRNWGYELAEKEFPQETYTWSQWERTLQEKGQPAANDEQDAALTDGRILVKDAIADITLQQVLTRPREFDVIATLNLNGDYLSDALAAQVGGIGIAPGGNINYDTGHAVFEATHGTAPKYANQDKVNPGSLVLSGEMMLRYMGWTEAADRIIAAMDATIASGSVTYDFARLMEGAKEVKCSAFADCLIEKL, encoded by the coding sequence ATGACTGACCATTCGAGCCCGACGCCGCCCGCCGGCGGCGCGCGCATCACCATCGTCGACGGCACCCTATCCGTGCCGGACAACCCAATCGTCCCCTTCATCGAAGGCGATGGCACCGGCCCCGACATCTGGCGAGCCACCGTGCGCGTGCTCGATGAGGCTGTGAAGGCGGCCTACGGCGAATCGCGCCAGATACACTGGATGGAGATCCTGGCCGGCGAGAAAGCCTTCAACCAAACCGGCAGCTGGCTGCCTGAGGCGACCGTGGAGGCCTGCCGCGAGTACCTGGTGTCGATCAAGGGCCCCCTGACCACACCGGTCGGCGGTGGAATCCGCTCGTTGAACGTGGCCCTACGTCAGCTACTCGACCTCTACGTTTGCCTGCGCCCCGTGCGCTGGTTCGAGGGCGTACCCTCGCCCGTGCGTGCCCCGCAGGAAGTGGACATGGTCATCTTCCGCGAGAACACGGAGGACATTTACGCCGGGATCGAGTTCGAGGCAGGGAGCGACACAAACCAGAAGTTCCTCGCGATGCTGAAGGAACACTTCCCGCGCGAGTTTGGCAAGATCCGCTTCCCCGAGAAGGTCGGCATCGGCATCAAGCCGGTCTCACCCCAGGGCACGGGTCGCCTGGTGCGCGCTGCGATCCAGTACGCCATCGCCAACAAGCGCAAGAGCGTCACCTTCGTGCACAAAGGCAATATCATGAAGTTCACGGAAGGGGCATTCCGGAACTGGGGCTACGAGTTGGCCGAGAAAGAGTTCCCGCAGGAGACCTACACGTGGAGTCAGTGGGAGCGCACGCTGCAGGAGAAGGGTCAACCGGCAGCTAACGATGAGCAGGATGCTGCTCTGACCGACGGGCGCATTTTGGTCAAGGACGCGATCGCCGACATCACCTTGCAACAGGTGCTTACGCGCCCACGCGAGTTCGACGTCATCGCCACGCTCAACCTCAACGGCGACTACCTGTCGGACGCCCTGGCCGCGCAGGTGGGCGGCATCGGCATCGCGCCAGGGGGCAACATCAACTACGACACGGGCCACGCCGTGTTCGAGGCCACCCATGGCACGGCGCCGAAGTACGCGAACCAGGATAAGGTCAACCCCGGGTCTTTGGTGCTCTCCGGAGAGATGATGCTGCGCTACATGGGCTGGACCGAGGCGGCCGACCGCATCATCGCGGCCATGGACGCCACCATCGCCAGCGGCTCAGTGACCTACGACTTCGCCCGATTGATGGAGGGAGCGAAAGAGGTCAAGTGCAGCGCGTTTGCCGACTGCTTGATCGAGAAACTCTGA